One Eriocheir sinensis breed Jianghai 21 chromosome 61, ASM2467909v1, whole genome shotgun sequence genomic window, actgggaggtgagcagtgttgcgaACGATCCAATGCTTGGTTAGCAATTAGCTCacacatgtgagaccaggtccaccacgcgtggttattattttttttttagaacatgcacctttacccaaagggttttgtgaaggtttgggccgggtatagtattaagtaaaggtgcgtgttctagaaaaaaaattgaataaccacgcatggtggacctggtctcacatgcgtgggctaatcgctaactaagcgtaccatcgctaaccggatcgttggcaacactgctcacctcccaatgtcctccaccgccaccaaaacaaatgtatgtatatgccttttcactacctacCACCATCGCTAACCATCCTAAAACAGGTGGCGGTATTTGTCCGGCACTTTTAACTAATGTATTATATGTAcgcaaagggttttgtgaaggtttggaagaaaatagaccaagATTAAGGCGACGGAGTTATACTGAACCTTTACCGGATTTTTTTCTCTGCTATTTTATCGGCCATGGGATGCTGTGTGTACAGCAATGTGGCGTCCCGGAGGTAACAGtgaccaacaccaacacaacgaggaagggaggtgaggtgcaCCGTGCTGCCGCCGAGCACcaagaaaactgaacaaaactaaaagacaacatcgccaatcaacaatcaagaataagtcataagtgggagccgttacaaaggcaatcccacgcctactactggactggactggactgggggGTCGTGGGAGCTTCTGATGTGTttgcaaaataataaacaaatacttCTGTTATATTTAAGGCACGTGTGATATATCCCTGCACTGAACACTGGCACCGGGCGTGAGTTACCACCAAACCAACCATAAATTTACGACAATAAACAGAACGAGGCGAGaagcaaggcacacacacactggggcaCGCAGCTCGACCCCTACTGTCGCTGCGAGGGTGCTACGCCGCGCACTTGAcacagagataaataaaagacaCACAAAggtaacaaagagaaaaaaactgcGCCTCTGGGGGACAAAGGAACATTCTTGGAAGGCGCCCAGACAGCTGACGAGAGGCACCGCGGATGTAAACAAACTACGAGACGGCACCGAGACCTTATTTTAACGTTATCTAGGTACTCTTAGGCCATTAACGGATTACTTATGGTTTATTTACGAGGTTAAGAGATTTATGTAAGCGTGTGGGGGTTATAGAGCGCCCAGGACAGGAGAAGCGAGGCCATTggagaggaaaggcagaaataCAACAAACCTTCAACAACGCCGCCATGACATGTTATTAGACTCTATCGTTATTTGTCTTTAGTTTCTCCCGTAAAACTCCACTGCCATGTCAGATGAATTTACATTTATTGAACTTTTTATAATATAGACTTTGATTATGCCATACAAGTTTCTTTTTTATTGATCAGGATTAATTTTTGTTGCTAAAGTAAAGTTTTTCGTTTGATCTCCTCGTCGATTCGAGCTTTACCGCGAAATTTGAAAAGTTTAActatgattttcttttttatggatttgtttatatatctgaCGGACGGCTACTCTTAATTCTTGCTATTAATTTCCTAATCGTATTTTCTTCGatcttttctctttaatttgttAATACTGTTTACTCAAAGTTTTAGTCTATCTAGCTATGTCTTTTGACTTTGTGACTGTAGTGCCACGGtgactaagcctgatgggcgagcctcccatagctccctctgccaggggggtacctctttggccgactggtaaaggagtggctctcccgttacgctggtcgcgggttcgatccccggcgccggcaaaacctttccttgtctggattaatttctcgtgtgtttctcaCAGAACTCACAGAAGAATTCCGGAAGACTTACAAAGCCTGTGTCTCCGGCTCGAGATAACTCTTACTCTGATCGTTTGGGTGGTCTCCGTGGTCGAGTTGTCTGGACCCGTGCCCAATATCAATGGCTACCATATGAGCTCAAGTTTTTGTCTCTGTGATCTCCACGCCTTAGCCAACCTATTTTCAAATGTTTTAACTGATGGTGCACTCACTACTGcttcagggaggctgttccagatgtccaccactctattacagaatgaatattttcttatatctaacctggcacgttgtttatatatcttcttacTATGTCCCCGTGTAGCTTGATAATCTTGATCCTTGAAGAGCCCGCTGCATATGTCACTGTCGTACACTCCATTCATGATCTTGAACAATTCTATCCTATCACCTTTTGATCGTCTGTGTGACAGGGTTGGAAGGCCTTTTCTTCTGAAGTCGTTCTGGATATGACAAGCTCTTCAAGGTTGGTACCAGTTTGGTGGCTCTTCTTTGATCTGCCTCCACTGCCTCAATGTCCATCTTCTTGCTCGGGGACCAGTTTGCATACTCTAGGTGTGGTCAAACTAAGGCAATAAACAATAACTTGAGTTTTGACTCATCCAGTGTCTCAAATGTACGTCGGATCAGTCCCACCAATCCGTTAGCCTTATTGATTTTCCTTGCACGGTGTTCTTTAAACTTCAGCTCGCAATCAGTCCAAACTCCCAAGTCCTTTTCCACTGTGATGTCCTTTAGCTCCTTCCTCATAGTGTATGTgaccttttcttcatttgatgTTCCTAGCCTCATAGCACTGCACTTTTCAGGGTGGAACTCCAACAACCACTTCTCCGACCAACGTTGCATCCTGTAGACATCTTCCTGCAGTCTAACTCAGTCCTCTCTCTTACCAATTTGTCTGAAGACCTTTGTATCGTCAGCGTACAAAAATAATTCGcagtttcgttacacgcagaggtcgtgtgggagcGTAGTAGAGGAAAATTTTGGCATTTCAACTGAACTCTTTTGGCTACCAATTTCCTACTCCAATATTTGTCTCCTTTGGTCATGCTGTTTACTCAGGGTGTTCTAAACATTCTACTATCTACTTATACTTATGTATCTATTGTTATATGCTGCTGCTTAGAATTATAGGATGTCCGGTTATGCTCTGGGTTTGTATTCTCAGAAACTTCcatctcacattaactatttccaaaggacatATTTCCCACTGCAGAGCATGTCCCCGCCAAGACGCGCCAACTTGAAGAAAGAGATGCCCTATGCCTTTCTGCTTTTTCCTCTGGGCAACTCAAGTATTTTAGCACACACTGGCAAATGACCATTACACGCATTTCTTATCAAGACAATTAGTGGTGGATTCTTTTTTCCCAGCAGCTAGTCAGGCAGACAACATCTCTTTCCTTCTGCCTACACCCACAGGTACATTACAAACAAGAAATCCATTCCACAATTTATTGGTAATACATTAGATCTTCTGGAAAAAATTATTAACCCaatagcagcagggatcatgtttcttaacggtccctccaagcgagaaaaatgagaaaaaatcacccctcacacaaaccatttcataatatatatcaaagcatttgtgatcagattatgtatcatctattttgggggtttatatcatggcacaaatttggcccgtcgctgctacaaggttaaATCAGTGTGAATATAAACTGTACGCTTTGTATCAAGCTGGTTATCCAGTAGGGCACAATAGTGACAGTACATTAGGTAAGGCTATACACTACGGTATTCCCCATCTGTATTTATGAAACTAATAAAAGCAATTACGTTCATAGATACTATTTACTAATCTGTGTTAAAACAAGTGAAAAACTAAATATAAAGTAGTGTACATCCTAAACATGCCTCCTGCTGACTCGAGTGACTGGTTAACATTAACAAATCACAACTTATCTGCCCATTACTTCATAATTCCCTAATTCATTATCACTTTCTATTGGCATGACACATCAGTGAGAAACTTGAGTTAGTAAATAAGTTTTGATTCCCATTACCCAGCAGTTATTCAAAATACAATGGTGCCATTCCAACATCATGTATTCAACCAAGCAGCAGGCAGCAAACTTtctgaagttggaaagtttcgtttagtcggcgcaacatctgtggtcatataccggagagagacagaggggggaaggaattataggagaagggaacagatcccaggagacgggatacaacccccaattaatacctggtacccattcactgctgggtggacaggggcatagggtatcagaaaagccgcccaaatttttccactccgccctgggaatcgaacccgggctctctcggttgtgagccgagtgtgctaaccactgcaccacgaagcccccaaacTTTCTGAAGAAGGGCGTCTCTATGGGCAAGTGCATTTATGCTTTGACAAATAGACAATATCTGCTCAATCCCTAGGCCTAGAAGACAGGATGACAGATGCAATAGATAGAGATGGTTAAAGGAAAGGCAAAACTAGGAGAATAGACTAAGCTAAAGGATACAATACCAGGAAAAGATGGGAAATAAATTACAAGAGAGCTAGAAGAAGGGACTGACTGGCAACttgaaagaatgagaataagcAGAGCAAAAGAATTTAcctaaaatatgagaaaaaaagtatGTCTATCAGCATGCATGTGTTTCTTGTATATGTCTGCATacagaaggacacacacacacacacacacacacacacacacacacacacacacacacacacacaagaaaacccTTCATTCCGTAACAAACAGCAATGATGGGGtgcaaggaatggaaaaggaagcgGATTAGTCTGAGGAAAACCTTCAACAGTTCGCCCTGTCCAAagaggatcacacacacacacacaagaaaacccTTCATTCCGTAACAAACAGCAATGATGGGGtgcaaggaatggaaaaggaagcagATTAGTCTGAGGAAAACATTCAACAGTTTGCCCTGTCCAAcgaggatcacacacacacacacacgaggacatagtaaaaaattggggatgtagtatcagcgaggagagtgcaaagctttaaagaaaagttggataaatgtagatacggagacgggaccccCAGACCCTGTAAAagtataactaggtaaatacacccacacacccacaccaccgtTGCGTGTGAACGTGGGAGGATGGAGCTCCCAAAGGATATTTTACCTATCTTACCTAAAATCTGACATACGGGGGAGGGGCATTGCTGGCACTGTTCCGGTTGGAGGTTGGGAGGAGGGGTGCAGAAGGCTGGAGGAAAGTGTTAGTGTATTAAGAAAGGCGAATATAGAAAACCGTACTGAGAAGGAGACGAGTGATGTGCGGTGTTTGTTTACGCCGCCATTACAACTACAGTGGTATTCAGCAGACTTCTCTGGATTAGAGGAAAATAACAGTGAGCTGCAGAATAGATTATtgcagagaagagtgaaagggttggagagtgattttgaagtggtgatgaagatggtgagtgaattgagaagggagagagaggagggaggagaagcgaAATTATGAAAAAGTGAAAGTGGAGCGAGAGTTAAGAAGTTGGAACAGAAAGTTGACGGTGGTGCAGAGATGATGCAGAGGGGGAGTGTGCAGAGCTTTAAAGAAATAGTAGAAGAGCAGCTGGAAGAGAAGATGGctgagaaggaggtgaaggtgataaaaaaaaatgaggcacCGGTAAGAGGCACGGTTGACAAAAAGAAGAGCGTCATTCTGTTTGGCGTCAAGGAGGACAAGACCTCGGGCAAAGCTGTGAGAGAGAACAGGTTGAGAGATGCAGTGGAGATGGTCATGCAAAGGATACAAGAGGGAAGTGACCTAGTGAAAGAAACAGATGACTGGCATAGAATTGTAAAATACAATGACAAAAGAGATAGACCAATTAGAATATGATTTAAGGCACAGAGTGAAGCAGAAGAGGCCCTGGCAGGAGCTTGGAAGCTGGCAGGAGAAGACACCAAAATGATGTGGCTGAGAATagatctgaatgaacaagagagTTAAGTTGAATGaatttagaggtgaggttcgtgatttaaatgaaagagatcgagagaagagaagagggagttattttggagagtaatggatatgaaagtgaggaagtggttcatggtgacgagaggaaggagggaacgaaactaacagaaaaggagcaagggtggaaagtgacatatacgaatattaatggaatagtttcatcgtgcATAGAGTTTAACAGCAATTtcagagacaaagaacctgatattgtggggctgatggaaactaagttgtgtgactcagttgaggtggtggggattggagaaggtgcatataacatatggaggagagacagaaagataaaacagggaggaggggtgatgttgatggtaaggaaaggcattagggtggaggaggtgattgagggtgaaggcttggcagaggtgttgacagtgaaaattgtgggtgctgaaggaagaaggaggcagtatgtagtagggtatgtgccccaaGAACAAGCGCATGGGAGTTGTgtgaatatgaacaaatgatacaagacacgataagttgcctggatggaatgttgagggagtgtgaaagaataattataatgggcGATTTCAACTGCAAGGAGGTGGAATAAGTGGATTAGCAGACGCAGGAAGCAGACGAgttgtggggaggaagactcctgcaactggcaatggaacatgtgctgactcagtgatcaaggaacataccagattcgggaaagaaggtgaggcatcaagactagacctggtatttgGTATGGAgccggaagtaatagaaaatcttaaagtagattgtccaatagcgaagagtgaccaagcagttgtggaatttgaagtatcagaaaagagaacgattgaccgaaaagaggatcacaaaattgggagaagccagacttgttagcatgagaaccttttttgaaaatgcaaattggagtgggctgtacaaagccaaaagtacacaggataagtgggaggagtttttaaagctatacaaggaagccaaAAATAGATGTCCCCATGGTAACctaaaaggatgttggtaaaaagaagtggtttaacaaaagatgcgaaacagctagaaagagaaaggaggaagcttggatgggatggaggagacgaagaagaatcaactcatggaacaatttcaaacgaGCAAGGAACAAATATACAGacattagaagagaagaaaaaattaaatatgaaaaacacataatcgacaagtgcaaagaccaacccaaactgTTCTATAGACAtatgaacggcaaattaaagaatagagaaacaatcgataaactgaaaatggatgaaaccacatatgaggacccagcagagatggcagaggtgatgaacaacagcttccatagagttttcacaaaagaagaagaatttgtacaaccaacaggccaggaaagaggaagggttatgcaggagatacagttaacggttcaggaggtcaaggaaagcttgaacaagctggatgtaagaaaggcgacagggcctgatgaagtatcagggtggatcctgaaagaatatAGTGAGCagcttgcagagaaactgcactccataatgagtgcctccgagtgaaggaagggtaccacaagattggaagagagcaaacatagtactgatttttaagggaggcaagagagaggacccattgaattacagaccggtatcattCACCAGTGTGGTTGTGAATATACGTGAGAGacgttaaaaacaggtggtcggatttcttagaaagtgagaaaattatctcagATTGCCAGTCTGGATTCAGGAGAAGGAGATCTTGcatcaccaacttgttgtgttactactcaagggtgacagatttaatacaggagagagaaggctggggggatggagtgtacctggatttgaataAAACATCTGACAAAGTACCGAACAGAAGAccaatttggaaaattaaaaatgtgggtggagtgggtgatggactgactaAGTGGccggaggacttcctaactaacagggaaatgaggacaataatcagggacagggtttccaactggtgccgagtgaggagtggggtcccacaaggttcagtgttggcaccaataatgtctgctgtttatataaatatggtggatggagtgtccagctatgtgagcttgtttgcagatgatgcaaagctattgagacgagtcaatgatgtgaaggactgcgaggcattgcagagggacctggatagaatatgggagtggagtggtacatggcagatggagttcaaacttgggaaatgtaaaaaatttggagtttggtaggagtggtagatgtgaatatgattataagatgggatgtgagataatatgcagaggagtggaggaaaaagatttgggagtgactatctcagagaacatatcaccggacaaacacatcaacaggataacgggacaaactctgaatttggtgaggaacataaggacagcATTTGTATACTTgggtgaggagatgaagaaaataatagtcacaatgataaggccaaggttagagtatgcagcagtggtctggtctcctcacaaaaagaacataaggaagctggaaagagtgcagagagtggcaactaagatggtaccagaacttcgagatcggacttatgaggagagtctcaatagcatggggctcacaaccctgaagaagagaaagatctgATAGCGGCGTGCAGGGTGGCGaacggagtggagcatttggacagagaggacctgtgtgtgtggaatgagagagaaacaagaggacatggaaagaagctgAGGGCGACCActtgtaggagagatgtgaaaaagtttagcttcccaaacagaagcactgagcaatggaatagactgaaggaggtggtggtttgtgcaagaaacattcatgaatttaaggaaaagttggacaagagtggatatggagacaggacagcgcgagcgtagctcttctctcatatgtcacaactaggtaaatacacacaagaaaacccCTCATTCCGTAACAAACAGCAATGAtggggggaaggaatggaaaaggaagcgGATTAGTCTGAGGAAAACACTAACAGTTTGCCCTGTCCAAAGaggaccccacacacacacacacacacacacaacagccaaGTCAGTACATAGTAAGCACAAAAGATGTGCAGAAAGTAGTAGATTTGCATTAACAGAGTATTTAGTTAgtagaaaaagaggtaaaagatATGCATATCAAGATTAAAACtggtacctacctacctacctaccacctGCAAAGGGGAAGATGGTTAAGAGCTGCTGCTAAATCTTCCTCTTCCATGCAGGGTGGCGACAGAGAGGGCAGCAGGCAGACTGGCTGGTGCCTGCTGTTGCTTCACTGCTGTCTACACGGACCTGAAGAATAAAGGTCTGCATTAATGTCTGCTGGTGGAAGGCAAATAAGGGTTAGGATAATGTCACACCATTATCTAATCTGACAGCAGAGTAAGCTATGTGGGGGTCACTTTTGGGCCTGTCTATCTAAAAGTTGTGTGGGGCTTGCAAGCTGGGACTGCCACTCTGTTACCTGAAATAAAAAATATGGTTGACATGCTGCTGCATCTCTCTCCTCAGCAACTGACAGGTTATGCCACCATGGGCTCCTCCTCGGCGAGTCTCCCGGCTATGAAGTGTACAAGCAGCCACAGCAGTAAAAGGTGACAGCGGGCAGCCTGGTGGCTTAACACTCACATTCCTGCCGAGGCTTGCTTCTGCTTCAATGTTGTCCACACTCTGAGCTGGAAGGATGGAATAAAGGTTTACATTAATTTCTGCTCCTGGAAAGCAAAGGTCAACATAATGTCACATCAGTTTCATTTAGACAGTAGTGCAAGCTGTCTGGGGCTTGCAGGGTGCAGGGAAGTGTGGAAGGTGTGTGCAGTGTGAGGGTGTGAGTGTATCTATTAGAAGGTGTGTGGTGAGAAAAGAGGGCACACAAAGCCTTCTTCCTCTAGGTGAGTGGGTAGTGGAGAAGGGCAAGGCACTGATTTGGGGGCCTTCTGTGGTGACGACCGTCAGGCAGGAGTCATTGCTGCTGagctgtgctgctgctgctgagctGAGCTGTGCTGCTGCTACTGAGCTgagcgctgctgctgctgctgagctGAGCTGTGCTGCTGCTATTGTCCCAGTGCTTGCCAAAGCTCTCTGGGTCGTTATTTGCTAGGCTGCTGCTGCCAAAGTCTTCACAGGCCATTTAGTGTGTGGGGCAGCCCATCAATCTTTACATTGTGCATGTTCAGCACCTGTAGCAACTGCTGTTCACGCTCCTTGAACTgattcaccatcatcagcagtagGTCACGCTCAGCTGTGGCCTGGGCCAGTTTCTCAGACAGCTGCTGCTTTTTCGCCTTCTGCATGTCGCGATGTCTCTTGGCATTCACTGCGTTCTTCcgcttcttttccatctcctcatcAGGCAATGGAGCCATCTCATACACCTTGGGCCTCTTGGACTGCCTGCGACTGAGGGCCATGCCATTGGGGTTCTTGATCTTACGCCCACGCTTCTTAGGGGCGTCAACGGCCTGCAGAGGGGCAGGCAAGGCCACTCCCTCATCCTGCTTCTGCTGCCACATGGATGAGGAGGACATCACACACGAGCTGGCAGGGGAGGCAGCCAGGGAAGTTTGGCTGGCAGACAGCTGGGGCAGGTCTAGTTGCTGGATGTTGCAGGGCTCAAGGTCGAGGGCCTGCTGGGGGTCGGCTGCAGGGCTGAGGGCCTGCTGAGAGATGGCTGCAGGGCTGAGGGTCTGCTGGGAGATGGCTGCTGGGCTGAGGGTCTGCTGGGAGATGGCTGCTGGGCTGAGGGTCTGCTGGGAGATGGCTGCTGGGCTGAGGGTCTGCTGGGAGATGGCTGCTGGGCTGAGGGTCTGCTGGGAGATGGCTGCTGGGCTGAGGGTCTGCTGGGAGATGGCTGTTGCGGTCTGCTGCAAGAAAGGTTCTGGAATGGTGGACTGCAGGAACAGGATCTCAGGGGAGGCAGGCTTGGTGTCGGCGGCTTGCATGGGGTCAGGCACTAGGCTAGGGGTCTGCTGCAAGAAAGGCTCGGGGACGGCGGGCTGCAGGAACAGGAATTCCGGAGAGGCGGGCTGAACGTCGAGACTGGAAAAGTTATCCTGGGGCAGGAGTGTGAGCAGTTCGTCCGTGCGCCGATTTCGACTGTATTCCTGcggccccacccccaccccgttgTCCCCACTAAGCTTGGTGCTGTCAAAGAGGGTGTCCCCGCTGATGGCCTGGTTCACCAGCTCGTCAAGGTTCACCTCCTGGCTGGCAGGCTGCGGCCCCACCCCCACGTCGTTGTCCCCACTAAGCTTGGTGCTGTCAAAGAGGGTGTCCCCACTGATGGCCTGGTTCACCAGCTCGTCAAGGTTCACCTCCTGGCCGGCGGGCTGCGGGCAAGATATGTCAAAGTTCACAATACTGGTGGCCAGCCTCGCGATCTCGTCGAAGTCGATCTCTGTGTCCATCTGCTGGATATCCAGTGGAAGGCTCAAGGTGTCTTGCCAGACCACGGAAGCCATTTTTTGAGGGTGTCTTAAATATCTCAACTTCACTCTCGCCTCACACAACCTCAAGGCACTGGAGACTCAAATCGCTGAAGGGGCAACGTTAAGGCTTTTTCTTGGTTCTTCTTTTCCCAACGATATAGGCAGAACAATACGTACTATAACTCCGTGCTGCTAAGCTGGGTAAAGTAATGGAAGTAATTGCTCTCGCTCGGCATTATATAGGGCTGCCGGAGCGGGCGCGGCCCTGCACCAGACAGCCAATCCCTTGCCTGTGACGTCGAGGCTCGGTGACGTTACTGGTTCCCATTGGTTGGCTCAGGAGCAAAACGTATCTGTAAAATATTATAAACGTATGTGACTATATGATGCAACTTTCCCTTTTAACGATCTCTTGGTACTCATTTCCTGTCCATACGTATTGTTACTTTTATTTAGTTTGCATCATtttgatattttcattttttttcctcctcatatatatatatatatatatatatatatatatatatatatatatatatatatatatatatatatatatatatatatatatatatatatatatatatatatatatatatatatatatatatatatatatatatactcagttTTGCGTGGCCGCCACCCCTTACACTGCTGCATGTATTCCAGCTGGGAAGTGATGGAGTTAGAAGTTGCTGGTCGTGCTGCAGAATATCCCGGGACACCTGGTTGATCCGGGATTGATGCCAAAAATTTGTCCAGTTCCCTCTTGAACACCTCTGTTTCCACCCCTGTAATGTTTCTCAGCTCTTTGGGGAGGTGGTTGAAGAGTCTGGCCCCCTTTTTTGAGATGCTGTTGTATTGGAGTGTCTTTACTTTAGCTTGGCATTTAGATGGGAGGTGGTACTGGACACATTTTCTTCCGGTTCTTGCATCATTGGTGTTATTGTCTCTGTTTTGGGTGGAGTAATTTGTCCTTCAAGTATTTTCCATGTATATATTACACTTGTGATTTTCTTGTGATATTGCTTCCTTTGGGGTCTTGGTATGTTGTAACGAGGCGGTCTGTTTTACCAAATCTTAATAGTTCAAACTTGTCCTCGTTAAAACTCATGTTGTTTTCCTCAGCCCATTAATTTGTAGATTTTATCCAGGTCATCTTGAAGCTGGAGACTGTCTTCAATCTTATCTATGGGTTTGAATATTCGGGTGTCATCAACGAATGATAGTAGTTGACTGCCAATGTTTGAGTTCATGTCATTTATCATTATTAAGAATAAGACAGGGCCAATGACTGTGCCTTGTGGGATACCGCTCactactttttcacttcttgaaGCTGTTCCCTCCACATTATGTTATCTGACTTCTGTTGTCAAGAAATGTTCTGAGCCATTCCCATATATCTTACCTCTTATGCCAATTGCTTTGATTTTTTGTAGGAGGATGTTATGGTCTACTTTATCATAAGCTTTTGCAAAATCTAGGTATATTGCATCCACATTTAGATTTTCTCCCATATATTTCAGGATAGAATTGTGGTAGTCAATCAGTTATGTGAGGCAAGATCTTTTACTTCTGAAGCCATGTTGAAAATCTTTTAATTATAAGTTGATTATCTTCCAAGAATTTTACCATATatttctttaatattctttcaAAAGTTTTTATGATATTGGAAGTCAGAGAGATGAGTCTGTAGTTCTTTGGTTCTTTCTTAGATCCTCCTTTAAAGATTGATGTGATGTGTGCCAATTTGAATATTTCTGGGATTTTGAAATGcctgaatttttctcttttcttcactcccacacgaccaccgcgtgtagcgaaacacacgagaaattaatccagacaaggtttgccggcgccggggatcgaacccgcgaccagagtaacgggagagccactcctttaccagtcggccaaagaggtactctcatggctaagtgggttatgggaggctcgcccatcaggcgaGTCGTGTCACTATAATTTCTCCTGTATCAAGTGATTTTCTCCAGAGTATTTGTAGTGGTGTGGATAAGGATTCTTTGCATTCTTTTA contains:
- the LOC126986059 gene encoding helicase SRCAP-like; translation: MASVVWQDTLSLPLDIQQMDTEIDFDEIARLATSIVNFDISCPQPAGQEVNLDELVNQAISGDTLFDSTKLSGDNDVGVGPQPASQEVNLDELVNQAISGDTLFDSTKLSGDNGVGVGPQEYSRNRRTDELLTLLPQDNFSSLDVQPASPEFLFLQPAVPEPFLQQTPSLVPDPMQAADTKPASPEILFLQSTIPEPFLQQTATAISQQTLSPAAISQQTLSPAAISQQTLSPAAISQQTLSPAAISQQTLSPAAISQQTLSPAAISQQALSPAADPQQALDLEPCNIQQLDLPQLSASQTSLAASPASSCVMSSSSMWQQKQDEGVALPAPLQAVDAPKKRGRKIKNPNGMALSRRQSKRPKVYEMAPLPDEEMEKKRKNAVNAKRHRDMQKAKKQQLSEKLAQATAERDLLLMMVNQFKEREQQLLQVLNMHNVKIDGLPHTLNGL